A section of the Rhipicephalus sanguineus isolate Rsan-2018 chromosome 11, BIME_Rsan_1.4, whole genome shotgun sequence genome encodes:
- the LOC125756411 gene encoding uncharacterized protein LOC125756411, which translates to MQRLAEPSVPPTTNDAPPVSPASCCATTAAAPTLSLSGAVSRPTPTTVDQPAAFPISAPAPATCNAGSVLETPSSTTLPPDPKSVNTSSASQSAAHDAVPTGSAPGICKENSMCADKSVLKSGVPLVPTVLPSTIAADDSSTEMDFTASQGNEDNTSYPEGSWNTVRANRKPASTARPRTELITGTVLTNALSTALRPSAAAVQRFCLQILLLTFCPTLVHPLPSQYSFISRLPCPFLLAKQRECAKAAFLRRTALRRTTQPCPPSSSTHEFRSPPATSTPGSYAAKVKGASPVYPPSSNNTPSPSMGNERRSFDLGLAMLERNQREQQRVSDELQQKIHALTQTLETTTSSLTSELAELNKQLATLTARPPTSM; encoded by the exons ATGCAGCGTCTCGCCGAGCCTTCGGTACCACCGACAACAAATGATGCCCCACCGGTAAGCCCAGCCTCCTGTTGTGCCACTACCGCTGCCGCACCTACGCTGTCATTGTCTGGCGCCGTCAGCAGACCCACGCCGACAACCGTCGATCAACCGGCAGCGTTCCCCATCAGCGCGCCCGCTCCAGCAACGTGCAACGCTGGAAGCGTCCTTGAGACTCCCAGCTCAACCACGCTACCTCCGGATCCCAAGAGCGTCAATACTTCGTCGGCGTCGCAATCGGCCGCGCATGATGCTGTTCCCACCGGATCTGCGCCTGGAATATGCAAGGAAAATTCTATGTGTGCCGACAAGTCCGTTTTGAAGAGCGGCGTTCCTCTCGTCCCCACAGTTTTGCCCTCTACTATTGCGGCCGACGACTCTTCGACAGAAATGGACTTCACGGCATCCCAAGGAAACGAAGATAATACCTCATACCCTGAAGGCAGCTGGAACACCGTGAGGGCCAACCGGAAACCTGCTTCGACCGCCCGACCTCGCACCGAGCTCATCACT GGCACCGTGCTCACCAATGCCCTCAGCACAGCGTTGCGGCCAAGTGCCGCCGCTGTGCAGCGCTTCTGCCTGCAGATCCTGCTGCTCACGTTTTGCCCAACCCTGGTGCATCCATTGCCAAGTCAATACTCATTCATCTCTCGACTCCCCTGCCCTTTCCTCCTTGCTAAACAGCGGGAGTGTGCCAAAGCCGCTTTTCTCCGTCGCACAGCCTTGCGCCGAACCACCCAGCCATGCCCGCCCTCCTCTTCGACGCATGAATTCCGTTCACCCCCCGCAACATCCACCCCGGGATCCTACGCCGCTAAAGTGAAAGGCGCGTCACCGGTGTACCCTCCTTCCTCTAACAACACACCCTCACCATCCATGGGTAACGAGCGCCGTTCCTTCGATCTCGGGCTCGCAATGCTGGAACGCAACCAGCGCGAGCAACAGCGCGTCTCAGATGAGTTACAGCAGAAAATCCACGCTTTGACGCAGACCCTAGAAACCACTACCTCTTCTCTTACCTCCGAACTCGCGGAGTTGAATAAGCAACTCGCCACGCTCACCGCCCGACCTCCGACTTCCATGTAG